The Brassica napus cultivar Da-Ae chromosome C7, Da-Ae, whole genome shotgun sequence genome has a segment encoding these proteins:
- the LOC125590538 gene encoding uncharacterized protein LOC125590538, with product MSRKKMIRKPAASRSRNMTYPFDCVQMANRGTGDDGRGRIWGEGMDWTCGGLGYRSDQEDGNGISEMFGHDRTPLQRTRSFPVYGNRTRVREDSLASIGPSRNWDRRHQHDQSVQSHPRPDQNRATEGPQDQGAENTLKLLHDVMTEALGNQGRRTQPPEVSKLLSTMKNIGSYKFKGGSDPIEAGKWITMMEKNFEAMECPEEYQKKIAVYYLEGDATGWWDSIDRQRGHTITSWESFKGEFERKYFPPEAKHRLERQFMNLVQGDRPVRSYESEFTRLRRHVFDGREDEATMIRNFMYGLKPELGSRLAGSNFSSLSDLVEKAVNVETVLEAERKTLPHSGGHTKFSQGERPNFNKGPRSYKEKGEDLEAKPTIVRNNPWSNQQGYSSLRMEDVTCFFCGRKGHYASSCPNKPIPATPLAIRAPPSRPAIEPAPKKQNLGGRVYALGVENPDNAGPSSGPITGTIHVAGKPTHVLFDSGATHSFVTPEVAARFWDCFVVDRINVAVLTPADRTLQADQCIKNVPLVIQGKEFVADLLVVPLKGYEVILGMDWLSGYRVQIDCGKGRLLFGRGKRPEMVYYGISPSMTVSLVAAMRVQDVFQDGEVYLVTLSVSGGATNDEVKVEDIEVVQEFEDIFAPLKELPPPRSNPFTINLEPEAKPIAKAPYRMAPAELAELKKQLEDLLEKGFIRSSSSPWGAPVLFVKKKDGSMRLCIDYRGINNITIKDKYPLPRIDELLDQLKGASWFSKIDLASGYHQIPIAKSDIMKTAFRTRYGQYEFVVMPFGLTNAPAAFMRLMNEVFHDYLDKFVIIFIDDILVYSRSKEEHKEHLRLVMERLRNQKLFAKFSKCSFWKREIGFLGHIVSGEGVAADPEKVQAIREWPRPTTVTEVRSFLGLAGYYRKFVKDFSSIAKPLTKLTGKGVPFLWVEETEKAFKKLKEALTTAPVLALPEQGKPYTVYTDASRVGLGCVLMQDGRVIAYASRQLRKHEDNYSTHDLELAAVVFALRIWRSYLYGEEVEVYTDHQSLKYLFTQPDLNLRQRRWMEFVADYDIRIRYHPGKANVVADALSRRKLDADLQKEVELLNQELKQVKLVVLEGQASEPLGLQAVNQASLIQRIREEQIKDEKLLKIAEELKGQAGPNNAGYYLAEDGTLLINGRITVPKGQGLRDEILRIAHHSLLSIHPGSSKCTET from the exons ATGAGTCGCAAAAAGATGATTAGGAAACCAGCCGCTTCCCGTAGTAGGAATATGACTTACCCTTTTGATTGTGTGCAGATGGCTAATCGCGGGACAGGTGATGATGGACGAGGTCGGATATGGGGAGAGGGTATGGATTGGACATGCGGAGGATTGGGTTACAGATCAGATCAGGAGGATGGAAATGGCATCagtgagatgtttggacacGATAGGACCCCTCTGCAGAGAACAAGATCTTTTCCTGTGTACGGTAACAGGACTAGAGTGAGGGAAGACAGTTTGGCGAGTATTGGCCCAAGTCGTAATTGGGACCGGAGACATCAACATGATCAATCCGTTCAATCACACCCAAGGCCAGATCAGAACCGTGCCACTGAAGGACCACAAGATCAAGGAGCGGAAAACACCTTGAAGCTTTTACATGACGTGATGACCGAGGCACTTGGTAACCAAGGCAGGCGTACTCAACCCCCTGAAGTTTCCAAGCTATTATCTACCATGAAGAACATTGGATCCTACAAGTTCAAAGGAGGATCCGATCCTATTGAAGCCGGCAAGTGGATTACTATGATGGAGAAGAACTTTGAGGCTATGGAGTGTCCGGAGGAGTATCAGAAGAAGATCGCGGTGTACTATTTGGAAGgcgacgcaacaggatggtggGACAGTATAGACAGGCAGCGTGGACACACCATCACATCATGGGAATCGTTCAAGGGAGAGTTTGAGAGGAAATATTTTCCTCCAGAAGCAAAGCATCGGTTGGAGCGCCAATTCATGAACCTTGTTCAAGGAGATAGGCCAGTGAGGAGTTACGAATCTGAGTTCACAAGGTTGAGGCGACATGTTTTTGATGGGCGTGAAGATGAAGCAACTATGATCCGTAACTTTATGTACGGATTGAAGCCGGAGCTtggaagtcgtttagctggaagcAACTTTAGCAGCTTATCGGATCTGGTAGAAAAGGCTGTTAATGTTGAGACTGTATTGGAGGCTGAAAGGAAGACCTTACCACATTCTGGTGGACACACCAAGTTTAGCCAAGGAGAAAGGCCAAATTTCAACAAGGGTCCAAGATCTTACAAAGAAAAGGGCGAGGACTTGGAGGCCAAGCCAACAATCGTG CGGAATAACCCATGGAGTAACCAGCAGGGTTATTCATCGCTGAGGATGGAAGATGTTACTTGTTTCTTCTGTGGAAGGAAGGGCCATTATGCATCGTCATGTCCAAACAAGCCAATCCCTGCGACCCCTCTCGCGATCCGAGCTCCTCCTAGCCGTCCAGCTATTGAGCCAgcaccaaagaaacaaaacctAGGAGGTAGAGTTTATGCCTTAGGGGTAGAAAACCCAGACAATGCAGGACCGTCAAGCGGTCCCATCACAG GAACCATACATGTTGCTGGTAAacccacacatgtattgttcgactcgggggcaacacatagttttgtgacccCTGAAGTAGCTGCCCGGTTTTGGGATTGTTTTGTGGTTGACAGGATAAACGTGGCCGTCTTGACCCCCGCAGACCGAACCCTTCAAGCAGATCAGTGTATCAAGAATGTTCCATTGGTCATTCAAGGCAAAGAGTTTGTGGCAGATTTGTTAGTCGTGCCTTTGAAAGGGTACGAAGTAatccttggaatggattggttATCGGGCTACAGAGTTCAGATCGACTGTGGAAAAGGAAGGTTGTTGTTTGGCAGAGGCAAACGACCAGAGATGGTGTACTATGGAATCAGTCCTAGTATGACCGTGTCTTTGGTAGCAGCAATGAGAGTACAAGATGTGTTTCAAGATGGGGAAGTATATTTGGTGACCTTATCGGTTAGTGGAGGAGCCACTAATGATGAAGTTAAGGTCGAAGACATAGAAGTGGTCCAAGAGTTCGAGGATATCTTTGCACCACTAAAGGAATTACCTCCACCTCGGAGTAATCCCTTTACGATCAATTTGGAGCCTGAAGCAAAACCTATAGCTAAGGCACCATATCGGATGGCACCTGCGGAGTTGGCTGaactaaagaagcaattggaagatcTATTGGAAAAGGGATTCATTCGGTCGAGCTCTTCACCTTGGGGAGCTCCTGTGCTatttgtgaagaaaaaggaCGGAAGCATGAGGTTGTGTATCGATTATCGTGGTATCAACAACATCACGATAAAAGATAAGTATCCTCTTCCGAGGATAGACGAGTTGTTAGACCAACTAAAGGGAGCTAGTTGGTTttcgaagattgatttggcatcAGGGTATCACCAAATTCCTATTGCCAAGTCAGACATTATGAAGACGGCGTTTCGGACGAGGTATGGGCAGTACGAGTTTGTagttatgccctttggtctcacgAACGCACCTGCGGCTTTCATGCGTTTGATGAATGAAGTGTTTCACGACtatctcgacaagttcgtgatCATTTTCATTGATGACATCCTGGTGTACTCGAGAAgtaaggaggagcacaaagaGCATCTGAGACTGGTTATGGAAAGGTTACGGAATCAGAAGCTATTTGCCAAGTTCAGCAAGTGCTCGTtttggaagagagagataggattTCTGGGTCACATAGTATCAGGAGAGGGCGTTGCTGCTGATCCAGAAAAGGTCCAAGCCATACGGGAATGGCCTCGACCTACCACTGTGACGGAAGTAAGGAGTTTTCTCGGACTTGCGGGCTATTATCGGAAGTTTGTTAAGGACTTTTCCTCCATTGCAAAGCCTTTAACTAAACTTACCGGTAAAGGAGTTCCTTTCTTATGGGTGGAAGAAACCGAGAAGGCtttcaagaagttgaaggaagcTCTCACGACCGCACCTGTGTTAGCTTTGCCCGAGCAAGGTAAACCTTACACGGTTTACACGGATGCTTCACGAGTTGGGTTAGGTTGTGTTCTTATGCAAGATGGGCGAGTCATCGCGTATGCCTCACGACAACTACGGAAGCATGAGGATAACTACAGTACACATGACTTGGAGTTAGCGGCTGTAGTGTTCGCTTTGCGAATTTGGAGATCTTACTTGTATGGAGAAGAAGTAGAGGTATACACGGACCATCAAAGTCTTAAATACCTCTTCACTCAGCCAGATCTCAACCTGCGCCAGcgtaggtggatggagtttgtggcagaCTACGATATAAGGATTCGCTACCATCCTGGTAAAGCGAATGTTGTTGCGGACGCCTTAAGTCGAAGAAAGTTGGACGCAGATTTGCAGAAAGAAGTGGAGCTATTGAACCAAGAGTTGAAACAAGTGAAGTTGGTCGTTTTGGAAGGGCAAGCGAGCGAG